The Anomalospiza imberbis isolate Cuckoo-Finch-1a 21T00152 chromosome 27, ASM3175350v1, whole genome shotgun sequence genome segment CTCCTCGACCCACACTGGGGGCAGATGGCACAAGGCCTGGCTGGTGTCTGAACCCCTCCATAACCCCTTACTTAGAGCACAGAAGGtgtcctgaggaaaaaaataatttccctgcCGAATTATTTGTTGTGGCTGCAGGTAAGAAGAGTTTTGGGATTTCTCCTCCAGTGGGATGTGGAATAGGGGGAAGAGggggcagcagcactggcaggttgtggagcagcctgtgcaagCTGATCCATGAACTCTCTTACGCACAGGGGGCATGTTGTGCTGTGCTTTGTGTCCCAAAACACCAGTACTTTCCTGTGTACTGCACACTCCTCTGGAGGCAATCCCCTGGGATTCCTTCCCTGAGGAGTTGGCACTGCTAAGACCCAGCCATGTGCCCATCCTGACATGTGCAGCCAACTTCAGCCCTGCTCAGGAGTGCCttgttcttcctttctctctcttcctttgtctttcctgctctccctccctccttaaCTGCCACCCCCGTGCCAGAGGCTCTGTCTTTCTGAGGTCAGACTGTCATTTGGGGTAGGCTCAGCTCTTTTGGgattcctcctcctctctctgaTCTGTCCCTCTCTGCACTGTCCTCCTGCAtctgtccctctgtgctgcactggtgccctgctggagctggggctggggctggggccgtGACCCCGCTCGCTCTCTGGCGCAGGGCGTCCGAGGGGCCGCTGCCCCAAGGCTCTGCGGGGCCCGTGTGACCAAGGGGTCGTCATCAAGATCAGCGATGACAGCAGCACCGACTCCGACGTGGGGCTGGACAGCGACCTCACCTCCTCCCCAGAGTCCCTGTTGGAGACGGACGACGTCATCTTTGTGGATCACACGTTCAGCGGCTGCTCTGGCGAGGACAGGGGTGAGcagggcagtgacacagggacagctggggagGGGAGCACCGTGTCCTGCAGAGACCCCTTCAGGCTTGGGACAGCTTTGTGATCCCAGCTGGATTTTATCCTGGGGGTCACTCTTGGGCTTGTGGGGTGGATCCACGTTCACCCACTGCGATCAGCGAGTGGGAGGGATCTGCCCTGTGTGCTCCTTCCCCCAGCAGAATGGGGAAGCCCAGAGGGAATTCACTCCGTGCTATTTATTGCAGGTCATAGTGCCTTTGTCCAGCAACAGTGCCCCCAGAAACCCTCTGGGACaacttttcccccctctctgaTGTCCACTTACCAGGGAACTCTAAAATTCTGCCTTTCCCATTGTAGGTGGTTTCCACATGCTGCCTTCCCAGAAAGAGCTGCACAGCCTGAGAGAGCTGAAGGTCGAAAAGATGAAACAGGACCTCCTAGCAAAAGTGAAAGCACTGGGCAAAGAGCTACCTCTCAACACCTTGGATGAACTGATTGATTATTTTGGGGGCCCAGAGAACGTGGCCGAGGTACTTCCCACTGTCAGTGTATTTTGGTGGCACAAGGTGACAGGGAAAGGGGCCAGCAGAGAATCAGAGACtcagggaatggtttggatgggaagggaccttaaagatcatctcattccacccctctgccctgggcagggatacctttcactatcccaggttgctgcaagctccatccagcctggccttggacacttccagggaaagggcagccacagcttctctgagcaacctgtgcccataaagggaaaaatttcttccgttaaaaaaaaaataaagttcttGCTGGCGGAGGGTTTCTTCTCCCTGTGAGAGGAAAAAGCTGTTGGGAATTGACTGGATGGCCTTGCTGGGCTATGTGGTTCCCCACCCTGTAGCAGCCCCTCTCCTGTGCGCAGATGACGGGCCGGAAGGGACGGGTGGTTCGCAGGCCCGACGGCTCCGTCGTGTTCGAGTCCCGTGCTGAGCAAGGGCTCTCCATAGACCACGTCAacctgaaggagaaggagcgTTTCATGCAGGGGGAAAAGGTGAGCTGGGGTCGAGCTCTGAAAACCTGCACAGGACTGAGTGTGTTGGTAGGcggagggcagggagggtgtCTGTgcctccctgtgccctgccagcctccggccagcagctctctgtgggtttcaCCTGCTGGAAGGAGACAAAGCCTCCCAGGTCCCTTcgagggctggggctgctgtaGTACCTGGGGCTGTTTCTTGAAGCTGTTTAACACGTGTTCAGGAACCTCACTCTGTTCTCACTCGTCTCTCTGTAGCTCGTAGCGATAATCTCAGAGGCCTCCAGCTCAGGGATCTCCCTCCAAGCAGACAGACGGGTGAAGAACCAAAAGCGCCGGGTGCACATgaccctggagctgccctggagCGCAGACCGGGCCATCCAGCAGTTCGGTGAgggctgggtgtccctgggcacTGCCTCCTCCCCTGAGtgtgggccaggctgtgggataGGCCCTGGGAGGGGCAGGTGTGGTGGCAGCCCAAGGTGGATTTAGGAGTGTCTCTGTCGGGAAGGGAACAGAGGCACAGTCACTGGTGCTGCTAGACTTGGCAGAGCTGGGTTTATAGCCCTGAGCTCTGGGGCAGAGGGTGGACTCCCCATGGTGAGAAAGATGGGTGTTACGTGGCTTTTCTGGTTACATTCCCATTCCAGACAGGCCATCCCCACCTCCTGttccatccctgttcccatgTCCCCGTAGGCCGAACGCACCGATCCAACCAGGTCTCTGCTCCCGAGTACGTGTTCCTCATCTCAGAGCTGGCAGGGGAGAGGAGGTTTGCATCCATCGTGGCAAAACGCCTGGAGAGCCTGGTGAGTGCCCACAGCAGAGATCATCTGTGATCCCAGCACGGCTCTGATTCCCTCTGAGGAGATTCTGTGTCAGAGCTCCCACCAGCATGGCCACTGTAACTGGGGGGATTGTGTCACCCCTGGCTGAGGCATTGCAGTCATGGAATGCAGAAGGCTTTTAGCATCCTGGGATTTGGGAGAGGAAGTGAGGAGAATATGTAACCCAGGCGTTGGGAGGAATTTCAGGGGAGCAAGCACTCGCTTCCAGATGCTGCAATTTTCCCACTATTACTGGAGTATACACCCATATTATTCCCAAAAAGCTTACAAAATAATTAATGGAATAATTAGTTtgcctttgtttcattttcttcacttctgataaatccccaaatcctttggtgaAGTCTCAGTATTCCAGAGGAACACTGCCTCCCCATGGCACATTTGCAGACATGCCTTTGGCCATCCTTCCCTGGTGTTTTGCAACAGCTCAGAATAAGAACTTTTTGCTCCATCTCCTTCCCAGGGTGCCTTAACTCACGGGGACCGACGGGCCACCGAGTCCCGAGACCTCAGCAAGTACAACTTCGAGAACAAGGTGatagggctgggctggggcagcgtGGCTGAGAGGATGTTGGAAGAGCTGGGAGAGGGAGCCAGAGCCAGGAGGATCATTGCTAGCGTCTGCAGGCAGGGCCCAGCCTAGCACCCTGCTTCTAGCTCCCAGCTCCTGCGAGCTCAGAGTCATGGTCACACTGAGGACTCTGCTCCcaccaggagctgggaagggcaccTAGTCCTCTGCCCCCAGGGAAGGGCCTGTACTCCattcccctggggacatgggagGCACTGACACAGCTTCCCCCTTGCCTTGTCTGTGGCCTTCCTGGGGTGACAGCGTTCTTTGCAGTGTGTGTCCCCTCAGCAGGGTCACCCTCAGCAGTGTGTGACACCCTCAGCAgcctgtgtcccctcagcagTGACACTCTCAGCAGGGTCACCCTCAGCAGTGTGTGACACCCTCAGCAgcctgtgtcccctcagcagTGACACTCTCAGCAGTGTCACCCTCAGCAGTGTGTgacaccctcagccccagctcagctgcCTGTGTGTGACTCTGGTCTCCTCCTGCAGTATGGGGCCAAAGCCCTGGACAGAGTCCTGAACACGATCCTCAGCCACACGGAGAACAGAGTTCCTGTGCCCAGGAGCTACGAGAGAGGGGAGGACACCTTTTTCCGTGGTAAGAACATTACCAGCTCCGGGGTTTCTGCTGGAGGGGTTGGTCTCAGGTTTGGAATGCTGGAAGAACCGAGCAGAAGGTCAGAGGGAGAAAACAGACGGGAAAGTGCCGCTGGCTTACGATGCCACCCTGCCAGGCATGGGGAGGGGCTCAGTTCCTGAAGGGGAAGCAGTCCTGCAGGAGTGCTTAACCCCAAAATACAAAAGATGTCTTCTGCCATTCCAGAAATGAAGCAAGGGCTCATCTCCGTGGGCATCTGCTGCAGCCAGATGAAGTGCGGCACTGTCTCCGTGGAGAAGGGTACGTGcggagctgctcctgcccaaggcagggggCAGATGGAAGAGATGGGAGTGTCATGGCCTGCCTGACCTTATGGGGTTTGCTGGGCACCTGGGCAAGGTGTTTGCCTTGTGGGGAGGGTCCTGtaggagcagcctgtgctgcagatCCCATGGCCCCCCAGCTTCCTCACAGGAGCAGCCCTTGGAACGGACATGGTGGGACTGCTGGGGGGGCTCTTTGGGAGGGGGCTGGTGGGTTCCATGTCCAGCTGCACCACATCACCCGACCCACTGTGCTCTTGCAGACTGCTCCATCACCAAATTCCTGAACCGCATCCTGGGCCTGGAGGTGGACAAACAGAACATGCTCTTCCAGTATTTTTCTGACACCTTTGACTACCTGATTGAGAAGGACAAGAAGGAAGGCAAATACGACATGGGCATCCTTGGTATGGAGAAGGAGGAGTggtcacagctctgcctcctgcaccCCTGGGGTTCCAGTTCCTCCCTGTGCAGTGTCCCCACCCAGCACAGATCCTGAAACCCAAGGAGGTGCTATTGGGAGGATGTTCTTTATAACAGCCTTTTCTCCTTCCACAGATTTAGCCCCAGGAGTGGATGAGATCTACGAGGAGAGCAAGGAGGTTTTCCTGACCCCGGGGCACCCGCAGGACGGGCAGGTTGTGTTCTACAAGGTGGGCACCTGTCTGTGCCTGGTTCTAGGCTGTGCTGAGGGGTGATTTGTGAGGCAGACACTGAGGCACTTGTCCTGCCCCTGGAGTTACAAATccctctgtgtgtccctgttCAGATCAGCGTTGACAGAGGCTTAAAGTGGGAGGAAGCCTATGAGAAGTCGCTCAAACTGACAGGAGCCTTTGATGGGTTCTACCTCTCCTACAAGGTAtgtccctgggctctgccagggtgGCACCTCAGCTCAGGGGTGATTCCAGCAGGAAACCTCCCGTGGTGGTATGAGGTCATTCTTCCTGAGGGCTGGGAAATACCTCCAAGGACCTCCATCCTGGCAGGAAGTGGTTAGTTTAGAGAAATCAGGGGTGGGAGGCTGTGCCTGTGACCATCAGCTGTACCCCACAGGTGCGAGGCAACAAATACACCTGTCtgctggcagagcagtgccgTGGGAAGAACTTCATCCTCTACAAGCCAAATATTGGGAAGCAAAGCCAGCTTGAGAGCCTGGACAGTTTGCAGAAGAAATACCGACGGGTAGGTGGAACCTGCAGCCTCCATtgtgggggctgggggaggttGGAAGGGCATTAGTTGTAaccctgtcacagctgctcgTGGCTCTGTTGTGGATGGGCAGCGATGGTGGTAGCATTAGGTGTCCTGACTCCCAGCCCTGGATTTCACATCTCTTTATCCTGGACAGTGGAAAATTCCTAATGCTGAGTGttctgctgcaggtgctgcccGAGGAAGCcaaggagcactgggagagcagCTACCACTTCTCCTTGAAGAACTGTAACCATGCCGTATGGtaaggcagctgcagccccagcctgccaCAGAATctcaggatggtttgggttcgaagggaccttaaatgaagctcatccagttccatggcagggatggataGCGAGACCTTCCGCCAGGTTGcttcatccaacctggccttgagcacctctgggaatggggcagccacaccttctctgggcagcctgtgccaggccctcaccaccttcacagggaggaattccttcccagtatccaaTTTACGTCTCCTCActttcagcttaaagccattaAGCCACGTCCTCCCTCCCTAGGCAGGACCCTGcaccctgggggtccctgactGTGGCAGGGGGGGGAGGCTGTGGGGAAGTGAATCCCActcagctccaggagcctgtgctgATTCCAGTGGTTTTCTCCCCTGGTCCTCGAAGGAACAAGAGCTGCAAGCTGATCCAGGAGGGGAAGGAATGCTTCCAGGGCATGCGCCTGCGGCACTATTACATGCTGTGCGGGGCCCTGCTGCGCGTGTGGAGCAGGATCGCTGGCGTCATGGCTGACATCACCAGCAGCAGCTACCTGCAGATCGTGCGCCTCAAGACCaaggagaagaagaaacaaGTCGGTGTGTGaagggctgggaagaggagCAGGGGGAAGGGGTCCATCTGCCCAGCACCAAGATTCTTTCTTAAAAGGGGCGTGTTCCAGCGCACGGGGTGGAAGCACCCACTTCAGAGGTGACCCCTCCTGGAAGGAGGGGAGTTGGATGTGTTGGGCCAGAGGGGGTGAGCCAGGCCCATCATCctcctcccagtgctgctgcccttTCTCTCTGTCCCCACAGTGCCCCATCCCTTCCCATAGTGCTGTGGGGATGTTATGAACAGAGAGGGGAGGGCTTGGACAAGTCCCTGCCTTCGACAGGTTTCTGGCAGTAgacagcaccccaaaacccactctCACTTGCAAGTTCTTAATAATGACCAATCGGGCcatgaattatttatttgaataggccaaggaaaacagaaaaacagattcACTTGCTACACAGGATAAACAAAAGAAACACCACTAGTAGATAAAGCTGTTACAGCTGGCAAAGAAATAGTATAAATTAGGAGTCAATGTCACTGAGCAACAAATGATAGTGGTGTGCAGAGAATGTCTTTAATTTCTCTCAATCCCCAAGGGAAGTAACTTGATGCCCATGTCTTGGTTGTCGAGAACTCTCCACACCCTCAGAAAGCATATTAGAGATTTCTGATTTAGTGAAAATCATTGTGGTCTTTTATAGTTGTAAAAATGCTTGTGTTCTGCAGTCACTAATTTTCCTTTCTCACACCAAGACAGAATGCCTGTTGCTGGCTAAGGAGGTTTTCTGGTAAGATAGTTAATCACATGACAATTCCAGTCTGACTTAGCCACATGTCATGGGGAGATAAGGTTTTGCTGTATTGGGGTGAAAGGTCCTGCCACAGGGGACTGATGTCTGTTCCTCCCCCAGGGATAAAGATCCCTGAGAGCTGCGTCCACAGGGTGCGGGAGGAGCTGAAGCAGATGGACGAGGACGTGAAGCGGAAGCAGAGCcggctgctccaggcccaggagCAGAGCGCACCCTTCTCCCTGCCACTGCACATCCTGCCAGGGCCTgggctgcccctgccctccctgtgccaggacgAGATCCTGGACTTGACCTACAGCCCTCCCAGCAACAGCATTCCTGACTTGGTGTTGAACCCAGAGACCAGAGCGCTCTGCTTCTCCTCGGAGTCCccgctgcagccccagcagcacagattGTCCTTTGGCTTTGGCCACGCTGCTGGCCTGgagggcagcacagcccctggccCCTCACTGCATgagccccctgccctgcctcgCCCAGcccccctgcagcagccacaggaggATTTTCTCCAGCAAGACGGGAATATCAATTTTAGAGAGATCCTGGAGGACATGCTGAGGACGTTCAACGGGCCCTCCCAGGAGAACATGCTCCCCCCGGAGCGCCAGAGCGTGATCCAGTTCAGTGGGCCTTTCCCGGACTTCTGAATGCCAACTGGGAACGCTGCTGTGGATCTGTGTTCTCTGGTGCAGAGGTGAGAGCTGAGGAGCCGTGACTTTTCTATTGGCCTGGACTGACTCTGCTCTGGTTTtgagggaagaaaaagccaGGAGTTCTTTAAAGcgaattttatttatatataataccATGTCAGGCCTGTGCAGGTTTGTATGGAACATGCCCAGGGGGAGCTGAGCGGGTCCTGCTGGGCCCAGGGGCTCTGCTGAGTCCTGCTCACAGGTCAGCGCCCAAGTGGGATTGAGGGGAGACCCCTCCTGTGCCCACCCCCCGCAGACTACTGAGTGTCCGAGCCTTCCCCAGCCCTCCAGCCCAGGAGGGTCACGGCCAGGCTCTGGAATGACCTGCTGACCACATGCTGGTCAGTTAGGGAAGAATGGGAGTTCAGCCCCCAGCTTgggctgccccagcactgctgtggaccctggggctgtgctggcaggctgggatgaaggggagaagggaatgttgtcccagaggagctgggaggtgCTGAGCTCAGGTGTCCTctggcagggctgagcaggtGTGGTGAGGGATCCAAAActgcctctgctgcccttcCTGGGAAGGGACCTTGAGCTGCCTGAGCTCCGTGGGGGTggccagagctggctgcaccccCACACCCCCTCGAGTCTGTCGCAGTTCAGCCACACCAGGATCAGCAGGATTCTCCAGAGCAGAAGGG includes the following:
- the SBNO2 gene encoding protein strawberry notch homolog 2 isoform X3 yields the protein MSQMQFWLKFPSLYKDSSYLDELSNNNSLFSSPTDSLSDIADPKDFLPADSLSHVPTLWDVNTPQQNQIELFSASTPFPGLNSSSDHVPAVPSTPLLISYQSQAPTEEEDEGEEEETEELGQTETYAEYIPSKSKIGKHHPDLVVETSTLSSVPPPDITYSLSLPCSVADKGSLSALQLEAIIYACQQHEVLLPNGQRAGFLIGDGAGVGKGRTVAGIIFENYLKGRKKALWFSVSNDLKYDAERDLKDIEASHIPVHALNKIKYGDTATSEGVLFATYSALIGESQAGGQHRTRLKQILEWCRENFEGVIVFDECHKAKNASSTKMGKAVLDLQNKLPRARVVYASATGASEPKNMIYMSRLGIWGEGTPFRAFDEFLHAIEKRGVGAMEIVAMDMKVSGMYIARQLSFTGVTFRIEEIPLDEQYKAVYDKAAKLWAEALMVFQQAADCIGLESRKSLWGQFWSAHQRFFKYLCIAAKVRRLVELAQEELARDKCIVIGLQSTGEARTREVLDENDGHLNCFVSAAEGVFLSLIQKHFPSTKRKREKGTCIKRKRRPRGRCPKALRGPCDQGVVIKISDDSSTDSDVGLDSDLTSSPESLLETDDVIFVDHTFSGCSGEDRGGFHMLPSQKELHSLRELKVEKMKQDLLAKVKALGKELPLNTLDELIDYFGGPENVAEMTGRKGRVVRRPDGSVVFESRAEQGLSIDHVNLKEKERFMQGEKLVAIISEASSSGISLQADRRVKNQKRRVHMTLELPWSADRAIQQFGRTHRSNQVSAPEYVFLISELAGERRFASIVAKRLESLGALTHGDRRATESRDLSKYNFENKYGAKALDRVLNTILSHTENRVPVPRSYERGEDTFFREMKQGLISVGICCSQMKCGTVSVEKDCSITKFLNRILGLEVDKQNMLFQYFSDTFDYLIEKDKKEGKYDMGILDLAPGVDEIYEESKEVFLTPGHPQDGQVVFYKISVDRGLKWEEAYEKSLKLTGAFDGFYLSYKVRGNKYTCLLAEQCRGKNFILYKPNIGKQSQLESLDSLQKKYRRVLPEEAKEHWESSYHFSLKNCNHAVWNKSCKLIQEGKECFQGMRLRHYYMLCGALLRVWSRIAGVMADITSSSYLQIVRLKTKEKKKQVGIKIPESCVHRVREELKQMDEDVKRKQSRLLQAQEQSAPFSLPLHILPGPGLPLPSLCQDEILDLTYSPPSNSIPDLVLNPETRALCFSSESPLQPQQHRLSFGFGHAAGLEGSTAPGPSLHEPPALPRPAPLQQPQEDFLQQDGNINFREILEDMLRTFNGPSQENMLPPERQSVIQFSGPFPDF
- the SBNO2 gene encoding protein strawberry notch homolog 2 isoform X2, with the translated sequence MDGGNSFPQHQQPGDAVRGIPGLRSQLVVPDVENSMLAADSWSSCYPVSFPTSSFPSENQQYFSPPQDFYMDSISRPHFFDTNYAAVDPTDFLPKNGDFPQDSSYLDELSNNNSLFSSPTDSLSDIADPKDFLPADSLSHVPTLWDVNTPQQNQIELFSASTPFPGLNSSSDHVPAVPSTPLLISYQSQAPTEEEDEGEEEETEELGQTETYAEYIPSKSKIGKHHPDLVVETSTLSSVPPPDITYSLSLPCSVADKGSLSALQLEAIIYACQQHEVLLPNGQRAGFLIGDGAGVGKGRTVAGIIFENYLKGRKKALWFSVSNDLKYDAERDLKDIEASHIPVHALNKIKYGDTATSEGVLFATYSALIGESQAGGQHRTRLKQILEWCRENFEGVIVFDECHKAKNASSTKMGKAVLDLQNKLPRARVVYASATGASEPKNMIYMSRLGIWGEGTPFRAFDEFLHAIEKRGVGAMEIVAMDMKVSGMYIARQLSFTGVTFRIEEIPLDEQYKAVYDKAAKLWAEALMVFQQAADCIGLESRKSLWGQFWSAHQRFFKYLCIAAKVRRLVELAQEELARDKCIVIGLQSTGEARTREVLDENDGHLNCFVSAAEGVFLSLIQKHFPSTKRKREKGTCIKRKRRPRGRCPKALRGPCDQGVVIKISDDSSTDSDVGLDSDLTSSPESLLETDDVIFVDHTFSGCSGEDRGGFHMLPSQKELHSLRELKVEKMKQDLLAKVKALGKELPLNTLDELIDYFGGPENVAEMTGRKGRVVRRPDGSVVFESRAEQGLSIDHVNLKEKERFMQGEKLVAIISEASSSGISLQADRRVKNQKRRVHMTLELPWSADRAIQQFGRTHRSNQVSAPEYVFLISELAGERRFASIVAKRLESLGALTHGDRRATESRDLSKYNFENKYGAKALDRVLNTILSHTENRVPVPRSYERGEDTFFREMKQGLISVGICCSQMKCGTVSVEKDCSITKFLNRILGLEVDKQNMLFQYFSDTFDYLIEKDKKEGKYDMGILDLAPGVDEIYEESKEVFLTPGHPQDGQVVFYKISVDRGLKWEEAYEKSLKLTGAFDGFYLSYKVRGNKYTCLLAEQCRGKNFILYKPNIGKQSQLESLDSLQKKYRRVLPEEAKEHWESSYHFSLKNCNHAVWNKSCKLIQEGKECFQGMRLRHYYMLCGALLRVWSRIAGVMADITSSSYLQIVRLKTKEKKKQVGIKIPESCVHRVREELKQMDEDVKRKQSRLLQAQEQSAPFSLPLHILPGPGLPLPSLCQDEILDLTYSPPSNSIPDLVLNPETRALCFSSESPLQPQQHRLEILEDMLRTFNGPSQENMLPPERQSVIQFSGPFPDF
- the SBNO2 gene encoding protein strawberry notch homolog 2 isoform X1, with protein sequence MDGGNSFPQHQQPGDAVRGIPGLRSQLVVPDVENSMLAADSWSSCYPVSFPTSSFPSENQQYFSPPQDFYMDSISRPHFFDTNYAAVDPTDFLPKNGDFPQDSSYLDELSNNNSLFSSPTDSLSDIADPKDFLPADSLSHVPTLWDVNTPQQNQIELFSASTPFPGLNSSSDHVPAVPSTPLLISYQSQAPTEEEDEGEEEETEELGQTETYAEYIPSKSKIGKHHPDLVVETSTLSSVPPPDITYSLSLPCSVADKGSLSALQLEAIIYACQQHEVLLPNGQRAGFLIGDGAGVGKGRTVAGIIFENYLKGRKKALWFSVSNDLKYDAERDLKDIEASHIPVHALNKIKYGDTATSEGVLFATYSALIGESQAGGQHRTRLKQILEWCRENFEGVIVFDECHKAKNASSTKMGKAVLDLQNKLPRARVVYASATGASEPKNMIYMSRLGIWGEGTPFRAFDEFLHAIEKRGVGAMEIVAMDMKVSGMYIARQLSFTGVTFRIEEIPLDEQYKAVYDKAAKLWAEALMVFQQAADCIGLESRKSLWGQFWSAHQRFFKYLCIAAKVRRLVELAQEELARDKCIVIGLQSTGEARTREVLDENDGHLNCFVSAAEGVFLSLIQKHFPSTKRKREKGTCIKRKRRPRGRCPKALRGPCDQGVVIKISDDSSTDSDVGLDSDLTSSPESLLETDDVIFVDHTFSGCSGEDRGGFHMLPSQKELHSLRELKVEKMKQDLLAKVKALGKELPLNTLDELIDYFGGPENVAEMTGRKGRVVRRPDGSVVFESRAEQGLSIDHVNLKEKERFMQGEKLVAIISEASSSGISLQADRRVKNQKRRVHMTLELPWSADRAIQQFGRTHRSNQVSAPEYVFLISELAGERRFASIVAKRLESLGALTHGDRRATESRDLSKYNFENKYGAKALDRVLNTILSHTENRVPVPRSYERGEDTFFREMKQGLISVGICCSQMKCGTVSVEKDCSITKFLNRILGLEVDKQNMLFQYFSDTFDYLIEKDKKEGKYDMGILDLAPGVDEIYEESKEVFLTPGHPQDGQVVFYKISVDRGLKWEEAYEKSLKLTGAFDGFYLSYKVRGNKYTCLLAEQCRGKNFILYKPNIGKQSQLESLDSLQKKYRRVLPEEAKEHWESSYHFSLKNCNHAVWNKSCKLIQEGKECFQGMRLRHYYMLCGALLRVWSRIAGVMADITSSSYLQIVRLKTKEKKKQVGIKIPESCVHRVREELKQMDEDVKRKQSRLLQAQEQSAPFSLPLHILPGPGLPLPSLCQDEILDLTYSPPSNSIPDLVLNPETRALCFSSESPLQPQQHRLSFGFGHAAGLEGSTAPGPSLHEPPALPRPAPLQQPQEDFLQQDGNINFREILEDMLRTFNGPSQENMLPPERQSVIQFSGPFPDF